From Stigmatopora nigra isolate UIUO_SnigA chromosome 17, RoL_Snig_1.1, whole genome shotgun sequence, a single genomic window includes:
- the LOC144210792 gene encoding heterogeneous nuclear ribonucleoprotein D0-like isoform X6, which translates to MTDDCEFSEDVGIMGMEEDGEAYSDDPMTAGAVGDGGLTGGEAEGARIDASKNEEDEGKVFVGGLSWDTTKKDLKDYFSKFGEVIDCTLKLDPMTGRSRGFGFVLFKEAISVDKVSAQKDHKLNGKVIDPKKAKAMKSKEPVKKIFVGGLSPDTPEEKVREYFATFGEVEAVELPMEAKTNKRRGFCFITFKEEEPVKTIMQKKYHNIGLSNCEVKAAMSKEQYQQQQYWGGRGGYSPRSRGRGSGAGPNWNQGYGNYWSPGYGNYSSYGNQGYGGYGSYDYSGYSNYYGYGGDSNQAAGYGKSPRRPVHSNSYRPY; encoded by the exons ATGACGGACGACTGCGAATTTAGTGAAGATGTAGGCATCATGGGGATGGAAGAGGACGGTGAGGCGTACAGCGACGACCCCATGACGGCCGGGGCCGTGGGTGACGGTGGCCTGACCGGAGGCGAGGCCGAGGGGGCGAGAATCGACGCTAGTAAAAACGAAGAGGATGAAGG GAAGGTGTTTGTTGGCGGCCTCAGCTGGGACACAACAAAGAAGGACCTAAAAGATTACTTCTCAAAGTTTGGGGAGGTTATCGACTGCACCTTGAAATTGGACCCCATGACCGGGCGCTCAAGAGGATTTGGCTTTGTGCTTTTTAAGGAGGCCATAAGTGTTGACAAG GTTTCTGCACAGAAGGACCACAAACTCAACGGAAAGGTCATTGACCCCAAAAAAGCCAAAGCTATGAAGAGCAAGGAGCCGGTCAAGAAGATCTTTGTGGGTGGCCTCTCACCCGACACTCCAGAGGAGAAAGTCAGAGAATACTTTGCAACCTTCGGAGAG GTGGAAGCTGTGGAGCTTCCCATGGAGGCTAAAACTAACAAAAGGAGAGGCTTCTGCTTCATAACATTCAAGGAGGAAGAACCAGTAAAGACTATCATGCAGAAGAAGTACCACAACATCGGCCTAAgcaat TGTGAAGTGAAGGCTGCCATGTCTAAAGAACAATACCAGCAGCAGCAATACTGGGGAGGCAGAGGAGGATACTCACCAAGATCTCGAGGAAGGGGTAGCG GTGCCGGTCCAAATTGGAATCAGGGTTACGGCAACTACTGGAGTCCAGGCTACGGCAACTACAGCAGTTACGGCAATCAAGGCTATGGCGGCTACGGCAGCTACGATTACTCTGGTTACAGCAACTATTACGGATACGGTGGCGACAGTA ATCAAGCGGCCGGCTACGGCAAGTCGCCGCGGCGCCCCGTTCACAGCAACAGTTACAGACCGTACTAA
- the LOC144210792 gene encoding heterogeneous nuclear ribonucleoprotein D0-like isoform X5, translating into MTDDCEFSEDVGIMGMEEDGEAYSDDPMTAGAVGDGGLTGGEAEGARIDASKNEEDEGKVFVGGLSWDTTKKDLKDYFSKFGEVIDCTLKLDPMTGRSRGFGFVLFKEAISVDKVSAQKDHKLNGKVIDPKKAKAMKSKEPVKKIFVGGLSPDTPEEKVREYFATFGEVEAVELPMEAKTNKRRGFCFITFKEEEPVKTIMQKKYHNIGLSNVLIFHFTCHTHVDALTAKTIKKMSGLFCVQCEVKAAMSKEQYQQQQYWGGRGGYSPRSRGRGSGAGPNWNQGYGNYWSPGYGNYSSYGNQGYGGYGSYDYSGYSNYYGYGGDSSVAGARGRRMAAYGETTTPGC; encoded by the exons ATGACGGACGACTGCGAATTTAGTGAAGATGTAGGCATCATGGGGATGGAAGAGGACGGTGAGGCGTACAGCGACGACCCCATGACGGCCGGGGCCGTGGGTGACGGTGGCCTGACCGGAGGCGAGGCCGAGGGGGCGAGAATCGACGCTAGTAAAAACGAAGAGGATGAAGG GAAGGTGTTTGTTGGCGGCCTCAGCTGGGACACAACAAAGAAGGACCTAAAAGATTACTTCTCAAAGTTTGGGGAGGTTATCGACTGCACCTTGAAATTGGACCCCATGACCGGGCGCTCAAGAGGATTTGGCTTTGTGCTTTTTAAGGAGGCCATAAGTGTTGACAAG GTTTCTGCACAGAAGGACCACAAACTCAACGGAAAGGTCATTGACCCCAAAAAAGCCAAAGCTATGAAGAGCAAGGAGCCGGTCAAGAAGATCTTTGTGGGTGGCCTCTCACCCGACACTCCAGAGGAGAAAGTCAGAGAATACTTTGCAACCTTCGGAGAG GTGGAAGCTGTGGAGCTTCCCATGGAGGCTAAAACTAACAAAAGGAGAGGCTTCTGCTTCATAACATTCAAGGAGGAAGAACCAGTAAAGACTATCATGCAGAAGAAGTACCACAACATCGGCCTAAgcaatgtattgatttttcaCTTCACTTGTCACACTCATGTCGACGCATTGACagcaaaaactataaaaaaaatgtctggacTGTTTTGCGTGCAGTGTGAAGTGAAGGCTGCCATGTCTAAAGAACAATACCAGCAGCAGCAATACTGGGGAGGCAGAGGAGGATACTCACCAAGATCTCGAGGAAGGGGTAGCG GTGCCGGTCCAAATTGGAATCAGGGTTACGGCAACTACTGGAGTCCAGGCTACGGCAACTACAGCAGTTACGGCAATCAAGGCTATGGCGGCTACGGCAGCTACGATTACTCTGGTTACAGCAACTATTACGGATACGGTGGCGACAGTA
- the enoph1 gene encoding enolase-phosphatase E1 produces MATVAIPARTTALLLDIEGTTTPITFVKDILFPYIREHLEDYLSAHWEEDECKQDVHLLKKQLEEDMRQNRACPIHAVDQTVHTDEEKAIREVVDDVLWQMAADRKSMALKRLQGHMWRVAYTSGTINGELYEDVTPSIRRWRGHGLKVFIYSSGSVEAQKLLFSHSVEGDVLDLFDGHFDTAVGAKVDAKSYERIAERIGCPAEEITFLTDVTREAKAAEDAGVNVVVVVRPGNMELTEEEAAHYHIITSFGQLEVTGRA; encoded by the exons ATGGCTACTGTGGCGATCCCTGCTCGCACCACCGCTCTTTTGTTGGATATCGAGGGCACAACAACTCCGATCACCTTTGTGAAG GATATTCTTTTTCCGTACATACGGGAACATCTCGAAGACTACCTGTCAGCTCACTGGGAGGAAGATGAGTGCAAACAAGATGTCCACCTTCTTAAAAAACAG CTTGAAGAGGACATGAGGCAAAACCGGGCGTGTCCCATCCACGCTGTGGACCAGACGGTCCATACGGATGAGGAGAAAGCCATTCGGGAGGTGGTGGACGACGTGCTGTGGCAAATGGCCGCAGATCGCAAATCCATGGCGCTCAAGCGACTCCAGGGTCACATGTGGCGAGTGGCGTATACATCGGGTACGATCAATGGCGA GTTATACGAGGACGTGACACCGTCCATCCGAAGGTGGCGAGGACACGGACTAAAGGTTTTCATCTACTCCTCGGGAAGCGTGGAAGCCCAAAAGCTTCTTTTCTCGCACTCTGTTGAGGGTGACGTTTTAGAT tTATTTGACGGTCACTTCGATACGGCCGTCGGCGCCAAAGTAGATGCCAAAAGCTATGAAAGGATCGCCGAGAGGATCGGCTGCCCAGCAGAAGAAATCACTTTCCTGACGGACGTCACACGAG AGGCCAAAGCAGCAGAGGATGCTGGGGTcaacgtggtggtggtggtgcggCCAGGAAACATGGAGCTGACGGAGGAAGAAGCGGCGCACTACCACATCATCACGTCATTCGGTCAGCTGGAAGTAACCGGCAGAGCTTAA
- the LOC144210792 gene encoding heterogeneous nuclear ribonucleoprotein D0-like isoform X2 has product MTDDCEFSEDVGIMGMEEDGEAYSDDPMTAGAVGDGGLTGGEAEGARIDASKNEEDEGKVFVGGLSWDTTKKDLKDYFSKFGEVIDCTLKLDPMTGRSRGFGFVLFKEAISVDKVSAQKDHKLNGKVIDPKKAKAMKSKEPVKKIFVGGLSPDTPEEKVREYFATFGEVEAVELPMEAKTNKRRGFCFITFKEEEPVKTIMQKKYHNIGLSNVLIFHFTCHTHVDALTAKTIKKMSGLFCVQCEVKAAMSKEQYQQQQYWGGRGGYSPRSRGRGSGAGPNWNQGYGNYWSPGYGNYSSYGNQGYGGYGSYDYSGYSNYYGYGGDSISAHVCRSSGRLRQVAAAPRSQQQLQTVLKCIGSPQRTQTAELPCRP; this is encoded by the exons ATGACGGACGACTGCGAATTTAGTGAAGATGTAGGCATCATGGGGATGGAAGAGGACGGTGAGGCGTACAGCGACGACCCCATGACGGCCGGGGCCGTGGGTGACGGTGGCCTGACCGGAGGCGAGGCCGAGGGGGCGAGAATCGACGCTAGTAAAAACGAAGAGGATGAAGG GAAGGTGTTTGTTGGCGGCCTCAGCTGGGACACAACAAAGAAGGACCTAAAAGATTACTTCTCAAAGTTTGGGGAGGTTATCGACTGCACCTTGAAATTGGACCCCATGACCGGGCGCTCAAGAGGATTTGGCTTTGTGCTTTTTAAGGAGGCCATAAGTGTTGACAAG GTTTCTGCACAGAAGGACCACAAACTCAACGGAAAGGTCATTGACCCCAAAAAAGCCAAAGCTATGAAGAGCAAGGAGCCGGTCAAGAAGATCTTTGTGGGTGGCCTCTCACCCGACACTCCAGAGGAGAAAGTCAGAGAATACTTTGCAACCTTCGGAGAG GTGGAAGCTGTGGAGCTTCCCATGGAGGCTAAAACTAACAAAAGGAGAGGCTTCTGCTTCATAACATTCAAGGAGGAAGAACCAGTAAAGACTATCATGCAGAAGAAGTACCACAACATCGGCCTAAgcaatgtattgatttttcaCTTCACTTGTCACACTCATGTCGACGCATTGACagcaaaaactataaaaaaaatgtctggacTGTTTTGCGTGCAGTGTGAAGTGAAGGCTGCCATGTCTAAAGAACAATACCAGCAGCAGCAATACTGGGGAGGCAGAGGAGGATACTCACCAAGATCTCGAGGAAGGGGTAGCG GTGCCGGTCCAAATTGGAATCAGGGTTACGGCAACTACTGGAGTCCAGGCTACGGCAACTACAGCAGTTACGGCAATCAAGGCTATGGCGGCTACGGCAGCTACGATTACTCTGGTTACAGCAACTATTACGGATACGGTGGCGACAGTA tttctgccCACGTCTGCAGATCAAGCGGCCGGCTACGGCAAGTCGCCGCGGCGCCCCGTTCACAGCAACAGTTACAGACCGTACTAAAATGCATTGGCTCGCCCCAAAGAACGCAAACAG
- the LOC144210792 gene encoding heterogeneous nuclear ribonucleoprotein D0-like isoform X3, producing MTDDCEFSEDVGIMGMEEDGEAYSDDPMTAGAVGDGGLTGGEAEGARIDASKNEEDEGKVFVGGLSWDTTKKDLKDYFSKFGEVIDCTLKLDPMTGRSRGFGFVLFKEAISVDKVSAQKDHKLNGKVIDPKKAKAMKSKEPVKKIFVGGLSPDTPEEKVREYFATFGEVEAVELPMEAKTNKRRGFCFITFKEEEPVKTIMQKKYHNIGLSNCEVKAAMSKEQYQQQQYWGGRGGYSPRSRGRGSGAGPNWNQGYGNYWSPGYGNYSSYGNQGYGGYGSYDYSGYSNYYGYGGDSISAHVCRSSGRLRQVAAAPRSQQQLQTVLKCIGSPQRTQTGVAGARGRRMAAYGETTTPGC from the exons ATGACGGACGACTGCGAATTTAGTGAAGATGTAGGCATCATGGGGATGGAAGAGGACGGTGAGGCGTACAGCGACGACCCCATGACGGCCGGGGCCGTGGGTGACGGTGGCCTGACCGGAGGCGAGGCCGAGGGGGCGAGAATCGACGCTAGTAAAAACGAAGAGGATGAAGG GAAGGTGTTTGTTGGCGGCCTCAGCTGGGACACAACAAAGAAGGACCTAAAAGATTACTTCTCAAAGTTTGGGGAGGTTATCGACTGCACCTTGAAATTGGACCCCATGACCGGGCGCTCAAGAGGATTTGGCTTTGTGCTTTTTAAGGAGGCCATAAGTGTTGACAAG GTTTCTGCACAGAAGGACCACAAACTCAACGGAAAGGTCATTGACCCCAAAAAAGCCAAAGCTATGAAGAGCAAGGAGCCGGTCAAGAAGATCTTTGTGGGTGGCCTCTCACCCGACACTCCAGAGGAGAAAGTCAGAGAATACTTTGCAACCTTCGGAGAG GTGGAAGCTGTGGAGCTTCCCATGGAGGCTAAAACTAACAAAAGGAGAGGCTTCTGCTTCATAACATTCAAGGAGGAAGAACCAGTAAAGACTATCATGCAGAAGAAGTACCACAACATCGGCCTAAgcaat TGTGAAGTGAAGGCTGCCATGTCTAAAGAACAATACCAGCAGCAGCAATACTGGGGAGGCAGAGGAGGATACTCACCAAGATCTCGAGGAAGGGGTAGCG GTGCCGGTCCAAATTGGAATCAGGGTTACGGCAACTACTGGAGTCCAGGCTACGGCAACTACAGCAGTTACGGCAATCAAGGCTATGGCGGCTACGGCAGCTACGATTACTCTGGTTACAGCAACTATTACGGATACGGTGGCGACAGTA tttctgccCACGTCTGCAGATCAAGCGGCCGGCTACGGCAAGTCGCCGCGGCGCCCCGTTCACAGCAACAGTTACAGACCGTACTAAAATGCATTGGCTCGCCCCAAAGAACGCAAACAG
- the LOC144210792 gene encoding heterogeneous nuclear ribonucleoprotein D0-like isoform X1, whose translation MTDDCEFSEDVGIMGMEEDGEAYSDDPMTAGAVGDGGLTGGEAEGARIDASKNEEDEGKVFVGGLSWDTTKKDLKDYFSKFGEVIDCTLKLDPMTGRSRGFGFVLFKEAISVDKVSAQKDHKLNGKVIDPKKAKAMKSKEPVKKIFVGGLSPDTPEEKVREYFATFGEVEAVELPMEAKTNKRRGFCFITFKEEEPVKTIMQKKYHNIGLSNVLIFHFTCHTHVDALTAKTIKKMSGLFCVQCEVKAAMSKEQYQQQQYWGGRGGYSPRSRGRGSGAGPNWNQGYGNYWSPGYGNYSSYGNQGYGGYGSYDYSGYSNYYGYGGDSISAHVCRSSGRLRQVAAAPRSQQQLQTVLKCIGSPQRTQTGVAGARGRRMAAYGETTTPGC comes from the exons ATGACGGACGACTGCGAATTTAGTGAAGATGTAGGCATCATGGGGATGGAAGAGGACGGTGAGGCGTACAGCGACGACCCCATGACGGCCGGGGCCGTGGGTGACGGTGGCCTGACCGGAGGCGAGGCCGAGGGGGCGAGAATCGACGCTAGTAAAAACGAAGAGGATGAAGG GAAGGTGTTTGTTGGCGGCCTCAGCTGGGACACAACAAAGAAGGACCTAAAAGATTACTTCTCAAAGTTTGGGGAGGTTATCGACTGCACCTTGAAATTGGACCCCATGACCGGGCGCTCAAGAGGATTTGGCTTTGTGCTTTTTAAGGAGGCCATAAGTGTTGACAAG GTTTCTGCACAGAAGGACCACAAACTCAACGGAAAGGTCATTGACCCCAAAAAAGCCAAAGCTATGAAGAGCAAGGAGCCGGTCAAGAAGATCTTTGTGGGTGGCCTCTCACCCGACACTCCAGAGGAGAAAGTCAGAGAATACTTTGCAACCTTCGGAGAG GTGGAAGCTGTGGAGCTTCCCATGGAGGCTAAAACTAACAAAAGGAGAGGCTTCTGCTTCATAACATTCAAGGAGGAAGAACCAGTAAAGACTATCATGCAGAAGAAGTACCACAACATCGGCCTAAgcaatgtattgatttttcaCTTCACTTGTCACACTCATGTCGACGCATTGACagcaaaaactataaaaaaaatgtctggacTGTTTTGCGTGCAGTGTGAAGTGAAGGCTGCCATGTCTAAAGAACAATACCAGCAGCAGCAATACTGGGGAGGCAGAGGAGGATACTCACCAAGATCTCGAGGAAGGGGTAGCG GTGCCGGTCCAAATTGGAATCAGGGTTACGGCAACTACTGGAGTCCAGGCTACGGCAACTACAGCAGTTACGGCAATCAAGGCTATGGCGGCTACGGCAGCTACGATTACTCTGGTTACAGCAACTATTACGGATACGGTGGCGACAGTA tttctgccCACGTCTGCAGATCAAGCGGCCGGCTACGGCAAGTCGCCGCGGCGCCCCGTTCACAGCAACAGTTACAGACCGTACTAAAATGCATTGGCTCGCCCCAAAGAACGCAAACAG
- the LOC144210792 gene encoding heterogeneous nuclear ribonucleoprotein D0-like isoform X4 produces the protein MTDDCEFSEDVGIMGMEEDGEAYSDDPMTAGAVGDGGLTGGEAEGARIDASKNEEDEGKVFVGGLSWDTTKKDLKDYFSKFGEVIDCTLKLDPMTGRSRGFGFVLFKEAISVDKVSAQKDHKLNGKVIDPKKAKAMKSKEPVKKIFVGGLSPDTPEEKVREYFATFGEVEAVELPMEAKTNKRRGFCFITFKEEEPVKTIMQKKYHNIGLSNVLIFHFTCHTHVDALTAKTIKKMSGLFCVQCEVKAAMSKEQYQQQQYWGGRGGYSPRSRGRGSGAGPNWNQGYGNYWSPGYGNYSSYGNQGYGGYGSYDYSGYSNYYGYGGDSNQAAGYGKSPRRPVHSNSYRPY, from the exons ATGACGGACGACTGCGAATTTAGTGAAGATGTAGGCATCATGGGGATGGAAGAGGACGGTGAGGCGTACAGCGACGACCCCATGACGGCCGGGGCCGTGGGTGACGGTGGCCTGACCGGAGGCGAGGCCGAGGGGGCGAGAATCGACGCTAGTAAAAACGAAGAGGATGAAGG GAAGGTGTTTGTTGGCGGCCTCAGCTGGGACACAACAAAGAAGGACCTAAAAGATTACTTCTCAAAGTTTGGGGAGGTTATCGACTGCACCTTGAAATTGGACCCCATGACCGGGCGCTCAAGAGGATTTGGCTTTGTGCTTTTTAAGGAGGCCATAAGTGTTGACAAG GTTTCTGCACAGAAGGACCACAAACTCAACGGAAAGGTCATTGACCCCAAAAAAGCCAAAGCTATGAAGAGCAAGGAGCCGGTCAAGAAGATCTTTGTGGGTGGCCTCTCACCCGACACTCCAGAGGAGAAAGTCAGAGAATACTTTGCAACCTTCGGAGAG GTGGAAGCTGTGGAGCTTCCCATGGAGGCTAAAACTAACAAAAGGAGAGGCTTCTGCTTCATAACATTCAAGGAGGAAGAACCAGTAAAGACTATCATGCAGAAGAAGTACCACAACATCGGCCTAAgcaatgtattgatttttcaCTTCACTTGTCACACTCATGTCGACGCATTGACagcaaaaactataaaaaaaatgtctggacTGTTTTGCGTGCAGTGTGAAGTGAAGGCTGCCATGTCTAAAGAACAATACCAGCAGCAGCAATACTGGGGAGGCAGAGGAGGATACTCACCAAGATCTCGAGGAAGGGGTAGCG GTGCCGGTCCAAATTGGAATCAGGGTTACGGCAACTACTGGAGTCCAGGCTACGGCAACTACAGCAGTTACGGCAATCAAGGCTATGGCGGCTACGGCAGCTACGATTACTCTGGTTACAGCAACTATTACGGATACGGTGGCGACAGTA ATCAAGCGGCCGGCTACGGCAAGTCGCCGCGGCGCCCCGTTCACAGCAACAGTTACAGACCGTACTAA